The following proteins are co-located in the Doryrhamphus excisus isolate RoL2022-K1 chromosome 3, RoL_Dexc_1.0, whole genome shotgun sequence genome:
- the LOC131125766 gene encoding oxysterol-binding protein-related protein 1-like isoform X4 → MRSKAATSKGTAGWTPLHMACYHGNTDVVEELLKEGANVNVQDNMGDTPLHKASCTGRKEIVLLLLRYDAFASVINGTGQIPKDVTDDDEIITMLEAAERREARRREERLLEAAREGDISSLSKLLSGKEAADVHCKDSVGNTPLHCAAYRGHKQCIIKLLKCGACPTIRNNKEQTPLDLVRNDELKQILTAHQHKDASSRLKKIEGPLWKNSRFLGWRLNWVVIEDGTVSWYHRQAESVAGVRKQGCKSLAQAYCMVKPWDHCFFMLRCADDSALCFKVPSKMDSVATRKMWLDAFEAHSSYSTHHCTQQEFLEDADPEGGDIATSDITQALQAANTCQQKLENEVSIFLSMVKNENCGLAAPLLLKAKETSELSSETSAALQLCLQLLSSQEEVWSLKLEQEVEKNKALTEALQTIATEHHKLKQSLCRSRRSSTLSTLTEDEFYDALSESESELSVSGFLSVASNSWEEDEVSDAPLLSSLCHPSTLRGAAGMSGEGNQGNQNNAAKKHRTSLPAPMFPRNDVSIWSILKKCIGMELSKIAMPVIFNEPLSFLQRITEYMAHTYLIHQANATTDSVERMKCVAAFAVSAVASQWERTGKPFNPLLGETYELIRDDLGFKWVSEQVSHHPPVSAFHAEGLKEDFVFHGSIYPKLKFWGKSIEAEPKGIITLELPKYNEAYTWTNPTCCVHNIIVGQLWIEQYGSMEVVNHKTGERCSITFKPCGLFGKELHKVEGYIVDKSKKKQCAIYGKWTECLYTVDPATFDGHKKSGKKTLEEKKAFKQSSMDEEAEEMPPPEAETVQVIPGSELIWKITPRPDNSAKVRVWNDLLSLSSPHYCTLSPLQFYAFSTFAMQLNELDKRVDGVLPSTDSRLRPDIRAMENGDIDVASSEKKRLEEKQRMARKHRSKSTDEWKTRWFQQGPNPHTKAQDWLCLKGYWDRKYSQLPDIY, encoded by the exons CAACTTCCAAAGGCACCGCGGGATGGACACCTCTTCACATGGCTTGTTACCATGGGAACACGGATGTTGTGGAGGAGCTGCTAAAG GAAGGTGCTAATGTGAATGTGCAAGATAACATGGGTGATACACCACTACACAAAGCATCCTGCACAGGAAGGAAG gAGATcgttctgttgctgctgcgtTATGATGCCTTTGCGAGCGTAATCAATGGAACTGGACAGATCCCAAAGGATGTCACAGATGATGATGAAATAATTACCATGCTGGAGG CTGCGGAGAGAAGAGAGGCGAGGAGACGGGAGGAGAGACTTCTGGAAGCTGCCAGAGAGGGAGACATCTCCTCTCTGTCCAAGCTG CTCAGTGGAAAGGAGGCTGCGGATGTTCACTGCAAGGATTCGGTGGGGAACACGCCCTTGCACTGTGCTGCCTATAGAGGGCACAAGCAGTGCATAATAAAACTGCTCAAATGTGGCGCCTGCCCGACTATCAGAAATAACAAAG AACAGACACCGTTGGACCTGGTACGCAATGATGAACTCAAGCAGATCCTAACTGCCCATCAACACAAG GATGCAAGCAGCCGACTGAAGAAGATTGAAGGCCCTCTCTGGAAG AATTCACGGTTTCTTGGGTGGCGTCTCAACTGGGTGGTAATTGAGGATGGAACAGTCTCCTGGTACCACAGACA GGCTGAATCAGTTGCCGGAGTAAGAAAACAGGGCTGTAAATCTTTAGCACAAGCTTACTGCATG GTCAAACCGTGGGATCATTGTTTCTTCATGCTCAGGTGTGCTGATGATTCTGCACTCTGTTTCAAGGTGCCCTCAAAGATGGACTCGGTTGCAACAAGAAAA ATGTGGTTGGATGCTTTTGAGGCACATTCGTCTTACAGCACTCACCACTGCACCCAGCAAGAATTCCTAGAAGATGCGGACCCTGAGGGGGGCGACATTGCAACCAGCGACATAACGCAAGCTCTGCAA GCCGCCAATACATGCCAGCAGAAACTGGAGAATGAGGTGTCCATTTTCCTATCTATGGTGAAGAATGAGAACTGTG GCCTGGCTGCACCCCTTCTACTCAAAGCTAAAGAGACCAGCGAGCTCTCCAGTGAAACAAGTGCTGCTCTCCAGCTCTGCCTTCAGCTGTTGTCCAGTCAAGAGGAG GTTTGGTCCCTGAAGTTGGAGCAGGAAGTGGAGAAGAACAAGGCTCTAACAGAGGCGCTGCAGACCATAGCGACTGAGCACCACAAGCTCAAACAGTCTTTGTGCAGAAGCAGGAGGTCGTCCACTCTCAGCACACTCACGGAAGATGAATTCTATGATGCTTTATCAG AGTCGGAGTCCGAGTTGTCTGTGAGCGGCTTCTTGTCAGTGGCCAGCAACTCTTGGGAAGAGGACGAGGTGAGCGACGCCCCCCTTCTCAGCAGCCTCTGCCATCCCAGCACGCTCAGGGGGGCTGCCGGAATGTCAGGGGAGGGTAACCAAGGCAACCAGAACAATGCCGCCAAGAAGCACAG AACATCTCTGCCGGCGCCAATGTTCCCCCGAAATGACGTCAGCATCTGGAGCATCTTGAAAAAGTGCATTGGCATG GAGCTGTCCAAGATTGCCATGCCAGTGATATTTAACGAGCCTCTGAGTTTCCTCCAGCGAATAACTGAGTACATGGCGCACACCTACCTCATCCACCAAGCCAATGCCACCACAGACTCTGTGGAAAGGATGAAG TGTGTTGCAGCATTTGCCGTGTCCGCCGTAGCGTCACAGTGGGAAAGGACTGGGAAACCCTTCAACCCTCTACTGGGTGAGACGTACGAGCTCATCAG AGACGATTTGGGCTTCAAGTGGGTGTCGGAGCAAGTGAGCCACCACCCTCCAGTCAGTGCCTTCCATGCCGAGGGCCTCAAGGAGGATTTCGTCTTCCACGGCTCCATCTACCCTAAACTCAAGTTTTGGGGTAAGAGCATAGAAGCGGAGCCCAAAGGAATCATCACACTGGAGCTTCCCAA ATACAATGAAGCCTACACCTGGACTAACCCCACCTGCTGCGTACACAACATCATTGTGGGCCAGCTTTGGATCGAGCAGTACGGCAGCATGGAGGTTGTCAATCACAA GACTGGAGAGCGATGCAGCATAACCTTCAAACCCTGTGGTCTCTTTGGCAAAGAGCTCCACAAAGTGGAGGGATACATTGTAGATAAAAG CAAGAAGAAGCAGTGCGCCATCTACGGCAAGTGGACTGAGTGCTTATACACAGTTGACCCCGCCACATTCGACGGCCACAAAAAGTCAGGCAAAAAAACTTTGGAGGAGAAAAAGGCATTCAAACAG AGTAGCATGGATGAAGAAGCTGAGGAAATGCCTCCACCTGAGGCCGAGACGGTCCAGGTCATTCCGGGAAGTGAGCTCATCTGGAAGATCACGCCTCGGCCTGATAACTCGGCCAAGGTCAGAGTTTGGAATGATCTATTGTCTCTCTCCTCACCCCACTACTGTACTCTCTCTCCTTTGCAGTTTTATGCCTTCTCCACGTTTGCCATGCAGCTGAACGAGCTGGACAAGAGGGTGGATGGCGTGCTGCCGTCCACGGATAGTCGCCTCAGACCTGACATACGTGCTATGGAGAATGGCGATATCG ATGTAGCCAGTTCGGAGAAGAAGCGACTGGAGGAAAAACAGAGAATGGCCCGCAAGCATCGTAGCAAGTCCACAGATGAATGGAAAACGAG GTGGTTTCAGCAAGGACCCAACCCACACACCAAAGCTCAAGACTGGCTCTGCTTGAAAGGCTACTGGGACAGGAAGTATAGCCAGCTGCCTGACATCTACTAG
- the LOC131125766 gene encoding oxysterol-binding protein-related protein 1-like isoform X1, which translates to MEEQQQLLESAKNGSLSHVQRLLQSRIKQNSSLNINCRSTSKGTAGWTPLHMACYHGNTDVVEELLKEGANVNVQDNMGDTPLHKASCTGRKEIVLLLLRYDAFASVINGTGQIPKDVTDDDEIITMLEAAERREARRREERLLEAAREGDISSLSKLLSGKEAADVHCKDSVGNTPLHCAAYRGHKQCIIKLLKCGACPTIRNNKEQTPLDLVRNDELKQILTAHQHKDASSRLKKIEGPLWKNSRFLGWRLNWVVIEDGTVSWYHRQAESVAGVRKQGCKSLAQAYCMVKPWDHCFFMLRCADDSALCFKVPSKMDSVATRKMWLDAFEAHSSYSTHHCTQQEFLEDADPEGGDIATSDITQALQAANTCQQKLENEVSIFLSMVKNENCGLAAPLLLKAKETSELSSETSAALQLCLQLLSSQEEVWSLKLEQEVEKNKALTEALQTIATEHHKLKQSLCRSRRSSTLSTLTEDEFYDALSESESELSVSGFLSVASNSWEEDEVSDAPLLSSLCHPSTLRGAAGMSGEGNQGNQNNAAKKHRTSLPAPMFPRNDVSIWSILKKCIGMELSKIAMPVIFNEPLSFLQRITEYMAHTYLIHQANATTDSVERMKCVAAFAVSAVASQWERTGKPFNPLLGETYELIRDDLGFKWVSEQVSHHPPVSAFHAEGLKEDFVFHGSIYPKLKFWGKSIEAEPKGIITLELPKYNEAYTWTNPTCCVHNIIVGQLWIEQYGSMEVVNHKTGERCSITFKPCGLFGKELHKVEGYIVDKSKKKQCAIYGKWTECLYTVDPATFDGHKKSGKKTLEEKKAFKQSSMDEEAEEMPPPEAETVQVIPGSELIWKITPRPDNSAKVRVWNDLLSLSSPHYCTLSPLQFYAFSTFAMQLNELDKRVDGVLPSTDSRLRPDIRAMENGDIDVASSEKKRLEEKQRMARKHRSKSTDEWKTRWFQQGPNPHTKAQDWLCLKGYWDRKYSQLPDIY; encoded by the exons atggaggagcagcagcagctcctcgAGTCGGCTAAAAACGGGAGTCTCTCTCATGTCCAGAGGCTCCTTCAGTCCAGGATTAAACAAAACTCTTCACTGAACATCAACTGTCGCT CAACTTCCAAAGGCACCGCGGGATGGACACCTCTTCACATGGCTTGTTACCATGGGAACACGGATGTTGTGGAGGAGCTGCTAAAG GAAGGTGCTAATGTGAATGTGCAAGATAACATGGGTGATACACCACTACACAAAGCATCCTGCACAGGAAGGAAG gAGATcgttctgttgctgctgcgtTATGATGCCTTTGCGAGCGTAATCAATGGAACTGGACAGATCCCAAAGGATGTCACAGATGATGATGAAATAATTACCATGCTGGAGG CTGCGGAGAGAAGAGAGGCGAGGAGACGGGAGGAGAGACTTCTGGAAGCTGCCAGAGAGGGAGACATCTCCTCTCTGTCCAAGCTG CTCAGTGGAAAGGAGGCTGCGGATGTTCACTGCAAGGATTCGGTGGGGAACACGCCCTTGCACTGTGCTGCCTATAGAGGGCACAAGCAGTGCATAATAAAACTGCTCAAATGTGGCGCCTGCCCGACTATCAGAAATAACAAAG AACAGACACCGTTGGACCTGGTACGCAATGATGAACTCAAGCAGATCCTAACTGCCCATCAACACAAG GATGCAAGCAGCCGACTGAAGAAGATTGAAGGCCCTCTCTGGAAG AATTCACGGTTTCTTGGGTGGCGTCTCAACTGGGTGGTAATTGAGGATGGAACAGTCTCCTGGTACCACAGACA GGCTGAATCAGTTGCCGGAGTAAGAAAACAGGGCTGTAAATCTTTAGCACAAGCTTACTGCATG GTCAAACCGTGGGATCATTGTTTCTTCATGCTCAGGTGTGCTGATGATTCTGCACTCTGTTTCAAGGTGCCCTCAAAGATGGACTCGGTTGCAACAAGAAAA ATGTGGTTGGATGCTTTTGAGGCACATTCGTCTTACAGCACTCACCACTGCACCCAGCAAGAATTCCTAGAAGATGCGGACCCTGAGGGGGGCGACATTGCAACCAGCGACATAACGCAAGCTCTGCAA GCCGCCAATACATGCCAGCAGAAACTGGAGAATGAGGTGTCCATTTTCCTATCTATGGTGAAGAATGAGAACTGTG GCCTGGCTGCACCCCTTCTACTCAAAGCTAAAGAGACCAGCGAGCTCTCCAGTGAAACAAGTGCTGCTCTCCAGCTCTGCCTTCAGCTGTTGTCCAGTCAAGAGGAG GTTTGGTCCCTGAAGTTGGAGCAGGAAGTGGAGAAGAACAAGGCTCTAACAGAGGCGCTGCAGACCATAGCGACTGAGCACCACAAGCTCAAACAGTCTTTGTGCAGAAGCAGGAGGTCGTCCACTCTCAGCACACTCACGGAAGATGAATTCTATGATGCTTTATCAG AGTCGGAGTCCGAGTTGTCTGTGAGCGGCTTCTTGTCAGTGGCCAGCAACTCTTGGGAAGAGGACGAGGTGAGCGACGCCCCCCTTCTCAGCAGCCTCTGCCATCCCAGCACGCTCAGGGGGGCTGCCGGAATGTCAGGGGAGGGTAACCAAGGCAACCAGAACAATGCCGCCAAGAAGCACAG AACATCTCTGCCGGCGCCAATGTTCCCCCGAAATGACGTCAGCATCTGGAGCATCTTGAAAAAGTGCATTGGCATG GAGCTGTCCAAGATTGCCATGCCAGTGATATTTAACGAGCCTCTGAGTTTCCTCCAGCGAATAACTGAGTACATGGCGCACACCTACCTCATCCACCAAGCCAATGCCACCACAGACTCTGTGGAAAGGATGAAG TGTGTTGCAGCATTTGCCGTGTCCGCCGTAGCGTCACAGTGGGAAAGGACTGGGAAACCCTTCAACCCTCTACTGGGTGAGACGTACGAGCTCATCAG AGACGATTTGGGCTTCAAGTGGGTGTCGGAGCAAGTGAGCCACCACCCTCCAGTCAGTGCCTTCCATGCCGAGGGCCTCAAGGAGGATTTCGTCTTCCACGGCTCCATCTACCCTAAACTCAAGTTTTGGGGTAAGAGCATAGAAGCGGAGCCCAAAGGAATCATCACACTGGAGCTTCCCAA ATACAATGAAGCCTACACCTGGACTAACCCCACCTGCTGCGTACACAACATCATTGTGGGCCAGCTTTGGATCGAGCAGTACGGCAGCATGGAGGTTGTCAATCACAA GACTGGAGAGCGATGCAGCATAACCTTCAAACCCTGTGGTCTCTTTGGCAAAGAGCTCCACAAAGTGGAGGGATACATTGTAGATAAAAG CAAGAAGAAGCAGTGCGCCATCTACGGCAAGTGGACTGAGTGCTTATACACAGTTGACCCCGCCACATTCGACGGCCACAAAAAGTCAGGCAAAAAAACTTTGGAGGAGAAAAAGGCATTCAAACAG AGTAGCATGGATGAAGAAGCTGAGGAAATGCCTCCACCTGAGGCCGAGACGGTCCAGGTCATTCCGGGAAGTGAGCTCATCTGGAAGATCACGCCTCGGCCTGATAACTCGGCCAAGGTCAGAGTTTGGAATGATCTATTGTCTCTCTCCTCACCCCACTACTGTACTCTCTCTCCTTTGCAGTTTTATGCCTTCTCCACGTTTGCCATGCAGCTGAACGAGCTGGACAAGAGGGTGGATGGCGTGCTGCCGTCCACGGATAGTCGCCTCAGACCTGACATACGTGCTATGGAGAATGGCGATATCG ATGTAGCCAGTTCGGAGAAGAAGCGACTGGAGGAAAAACAGAGAATGGCCCGCAAGCATCGTAGCAAGTCCACAGATGAATGGAAAACGAG GTGGTTTCAGCAAGGACCCAACCCACACACCAAAGCTCAAGACTGGCTCTGCTTGAAAGGCTACTGGGACAGGAAGTATAGCCAGCTGCCTGACATCTACTAG
- the LOC131125766 gene encoding oxysterol-binding protein-related protein 1-like isoform X3, with protein sequence MEEQQQLLESAKNGSLSHVQRLLQSRIKQNSSLNINCRSTSKGTAGWTPLHMACYHGNTDVVEELLKEGANVNVQDNMGDTPLHKASCTGRKEIVLLLLRYDAFASVINGTGQIPKDVTDDDEIITMLEAAERREARRREERLLEAAREGDISSLSKLLSGKEAADVHCKDSVGNTPLHCAAYRGHKQCIIKLLKCGACPTIRNNKEQTPLDLVRNDELKQILTAHQHKDASSRLKKIEGPLWKNSRFLGWRLNWVVIEDGTVSWYHRQAESVAGVRKQGCKSLAQAYCMVKPWDHCFFMLRCADDSALCFKVPSKMDSVATRKMWLDAFEAHSSYSTHHCTQQEFLEDADPEGGDIATSDITQALQAANTCQQKLENEVSIFLSMVKNENCGLAAPLLLKAKETSELSSETSAALQLCLQLLSSQEEVWSLKLEQEVEKNKALTEALQTIATEHHKLKQSLCRSRRSSTLSTLTEDEFYDALSESESELSVSGFLSVASNSWEEDEVSDAPLLSSLCHPSTLRGAAGMSGEGNQGNQNNAAKKHRTSLPAPMFPRNDVSIWSILKKCIGMELSKIAMPVIFNEPLSFLQRITEYMAHTYLIHQANATTDSVERMKCVAAFAVSAVASQWERTGKPFNPLLGETYELIRDDLGFKWVSEQVSHHPPVSAFHAEGLKEDFVFHGSIYPKLKFWGKSIEAEPKGIITLELPKYNEAYTWTNPTCCVHNIIVGQLWIEQYGSMEVVNHKTGERCSITFKPCGLFGKELHKVEGYIVDKSKKKQCAIYGKWTECLYTVDPATFDGHKKSGKKTLEEKKAFKQSSMDEEAEEMPPPEAETVQVIPGSELIWKITPRPDNSAKLNELDKRVDGVLPSTDSRLRPDIRAMENGDIDVASSEKKRLEEKQRMARKHRSKSTDEWKTRWFQQGPNPHTKAQDWLCLKGYWDRKYSQLPDIY encoded by the exons atggaggagcagcagcagctcctcgAGTCGGCTAAAAACGGGAGTCTCTCTCATGTCCAGAGGCTCCTTCAGTCCAGGATTAAACAAAACTCTTCACTGAACATCAACTGTCGCT CAACTTCCAAAGGCACCGCGGGATGGACACCTCTTCACATGGCTTGTTACCATGGGAACACGGATGTTGTGGAGGAGCTGCTAAAG GAAGGTGCTAATGTGAATGTGCAAGATAACATGGGTGATACACCACTACACAAAGCATCCTGCACAGGAAGGAAG gAGATcgttctgttgctgctgcgtTATGATGCCTTTGCGAGCGTAATCAATGGAACTGGACAGATCCCAAAGGATGTCACAGATGATGATGAAATAATTACCATGCTGGAGG CTGCGGAGAGAAGAGAGGCGAGGAGACGGGAGGAGAGACTTCTGGAAGCTGCCAGAGAGGGAGACATCTCCTCTCTGTCCAAGCTG CTCAGTGGAAAGGAGGCTGCGGATGTTCACTGCAAGGATTCGGTGGGGAACACGCCCTTGCACTGTGCTGCCTATAGAGGGCACAAGCAGTGCATAATAAAACTGCTCAAATGTGGCGCCTGCCCGACTATCAGAAATAACAAAG AACAGACACCGTTGGACCTGGTACGCAATGATGAACTCAAGCAGATCCTAACTGCCCATCAACACAAG GATGCAAGCAGCCGACTGAAGAAGATTGAAGGCCCTCTCTGGAAG AATTCACGGTTTCTTGGGTGGCGTCTCAACTGGGTGGTAATTGAGGATGGAACAGTCTCCTGGTACCACAGACA GGCTGAATCAGTTGCCGGAGTAAGAAAACAGGGCTGTAAATCTTTAGCACAAGCTTACTGCATG GTCAAACCGTGGGATCATTGTTTCTTCATGCTCAGGTGTGCTGATGATTCTGCACTCTGTTTCAAGGTGCCCTCAAAGATGGACTCGGTTGCAACAAGAAAA ATGTGGTTGGATGCTTTTGAGGCACATTCGTCTTACAGCACTCACCACTGCACCCAGCAAGAATTCCTAGAAGATGCGGACCCTGAGGGGGGCGACATTGCAACCAGCGACATAACGCAAGCTCTGCAA GCCGCCAATACATGCCAGCAGAAACTGGAGAATGAGGTGTCCATTTTCCTATCTATGGTGAAGAATGAGAACTGTG GCCTGGCTGCACCCCTTCTACTCAAAGCTAAAGAGACCAGCGAGCTCTCCAGTGAAACAAGTGCTGCTCTCCAGCTCTGCCTTCAGCTGTTGTCCAGTCAAGAGGAG GTTTGGTCCCTGAAGTTGGAGCAGGAAGTGGAGAAGAACAAGGCTCTAACAGAGGCGCTGCAGACCATAGCGACTGAGCACCACAAGCTCAAACAGTCTTTGTGCAGAAGCAGGAGGTCGTCCACTCTCAGCACACTCACGGAAGATGAATTCTATGATGCTTTATCAG AGTCGGAGTCCGAGTTGTCTGTGAGCGGCTTCTTGTCAGTGGCCAGCAACTCTTGGGAAGAGGACGAGGTGAGCGACGCCCCCCTTCTCAGCAGCCTCTGCCATCCCAGCACGCTCAGGGGGGCTGCCGGAATGTCAGGGGAGGGTAACCAAGGCAACCAGAACAATGCCGCCAAGAAGCACAG AACATCTCTGCCGGCGCCAATGTTCCCCCGAAATGACGTCAGCATCTGGAGCATCTTGAAAAAGTGCATTGGCATG GAGCTGTCCAAGATTGCCATGCCAGTGATATTTAACGAGCCTCTGAGTTTCCTCCAGCGAATAACTGAGTACATGGCGCACACCTACCTCATCCACCAAGCCAATGCCACCACAGACTCTGTGGAAAGGATGAAG TGTGTTGCAGCATTTGCCGTGTCCGCCGTAGCGTCACAGTGGGAAAGGACTGGGAAACCCTTCAACCCTCTACTGGGTGAGACGTACGAGCTCATCAG AGACGATTTGGGCTTCAAGTGGGTGTCGGAGCAAGTGAGCCACCACCCTCCAGTCAGTGCCTTCCATGCCGAGGGCCTCAAGGAGGATTTCGTCTTCCACGGCTCCATCTACCCTAAACTCAAGTTTTGGGGTAAGAGCATAGAAGCGGAGCCCAAAGGAATCATCACACTGGAGCTTCCCAA ATACAATGAAGCCTACACCTGGACTAACCCCACCTGCTGCGTACACAACATCATTGTGGGCCAGCTTTGGATCGAGCAGTACGGCAGCATGGAGGTTGTCAATCACAA GACTGGAGAGCGATGCAGCATAACCTTCAAACCCTGTGGTCTCTTTGGCAAAGAGCTCCACAAAGTGGAGGGATACATTGTAGATAAAAG CAAGAAGAAGCAGTGCGCCATCTACGGCAAGTGGACTGAGTGCTTATACACAGTTGACCCCGCCACATTCGACGGCCACAAAAAGTCAGGCAAAAAAACTTTGGAGGAGAAAAAGGCATTCAAACAG AGTAGCATGGATGAAGAAGCTGAGGAAATGCCTCCACCTGAGGCCGAGACGGTCCAGGTCATTCCGGGAAGTGAGCTCATCTGGAAGATCACGCCTCGGCCTGATAACTCGGCCAAG CTGAACGAGCTGGACAAGAGGGTGGATGGCGTGCTGCCGTCCACGGATAGTCGCCTCAGACCTGACATACGTGCTATGGAGAATGGCGATATCG ATGTAGCCAGTTCGGAGAAGAAGCGACTGGAGGAAAAACAGAGAATGGCCCGCAAGCATCGTAGCAAGTCCACAGATGAATGGAAAACGAG GTGGTTTCAGCAAGGACCCAACCCACACACCAAAGCTCAAGACTGGCTCTGCTTGAAAGGCTACTGGGACAGGAAGTATAGCCAGCTGCCTGACATCTACTAG